The following coding sequences lie in one Bacteroidota bacterium genomic window:
- a CDS encoding T9SS type A sorting domain-containing protein: MKKLFPTIFILVFLSPRFAHAQAGPYWATDVAPIFYANCTKCHNPNGIAPFPLITFSDAVNNSTNMVSQVSTGKMPPWPPDTTYNRFCGERKLSQAQIQTVVDWVNNGMQSGNLANAPTPPTYSGAALITNPDLTSQMPNYTVNTMTGGDLYRCFVMPSGISTTEYITSIEVLPGNRNIVHHVLIYQDQASTCVTLDNNDPGPGYTWFGDVGSPTATLIGGWVPGQGVYTLPTNMGIKLNPNSYIIMQVHYPAGTNNLVDSTQVRFVFSTGAVRNVTLSPLINYWSTMTDGPLDIPADSIKTFHAQFTTNFNGTFISCAPHMHLLGKVITNYAVTPSNDTVPLVRINDWSFHWQGFYNFRQLVHLPMGTKLYASATYDNTTNNPDNPNNPTPQEVYAGENTTDEMMIVYYAFTPYQAGDENIWIDSTVMAVPPVTAYGDVVKTPQLYDPFPSPSGPNENVNVQFFLPKDADVKFELFDVNGRSVFTENNSGAAGFGNEKINLHGLATGTYVLRMTADGTVRTKKVVVE; this comes from the coding sequence ATGAAAAAACTATTCCCCACCATTTTTATTCTTGTCTTTTTATCGCCGCGCTTCGCTCATGCACAAGCCGGTCCTTACTGGGCAACTGATGTAGCTCCTATCTTCTATGCGAACTGCACCAAGTGTCATAATCCCAATGGAATTGCTCCGTTCCCGCTTATCACTTTTTCAGATGCGGTGAACAACAGCACCAATATGGTGAGCCAAGTTTCCACTGGGAAAATGCCACCGTGGCCTCCCGATACTACTTACAATCGCTTCTGTGGTGAACGAAAACTTTCCCAGGCGCAAATTCAAACCGTTGTCGATTGGGTGAACAATGGAATGCAAAGCGGAAATCTTGCGAATGCTCCTACGCCTCCTACTTATTCGGGCGCAGCCTTAATTACAAATCCGGATCTCACTTCACAAATGCCAAATTATACCGTGAACACAATGACCGGCGGCGATCTCTATCGTTGTTTTGTAATGCCTTCCGGAATATCAACCACAGAATATATTACGAGCATCGAAGTCCTTCCCGGCAACAGGAATATTGTTCACCACGTTCTCATTTACCAGGACCAGGCTTCTACTTGTGTTACACTCGACAATAATGATCCCGGCCCGGGCTACACCTGGTTCGGTGATGTAGGTTCTCCTACTGCAACACTCATTGGAGGATGGGTTCCTGGGCAGGGCGTTTACACACTTCCAACCAACATGGGAATAAAATTGAATCCGAATAGTTACATCATCATGCAGGTGCATTATCCTGCAGGAACTAATAACCTGGTCGATAGTACGCAGGTGCGTTTTGTTTTTTCAACCGGCGCCGTGCGCAATGTCACTCTTTCTCCACTCATCAATTATTGGTCAACAATGACAGATGGGCCGCTCGACATTCCTGCCGACAGTATAAAAACTTTTCATGCACAGTTCACCACGAATTTCAATGGAACTTTCATCAGTTGTGCGCCGCACATGCACCTGCTCGGAAAAGTGATCACGAATTATGCGGTCACTCCTTCGAATGATACTGTTCCGCTGGTGCGAATCAACGATTGGAGTTTTCACTGGCAGGGATTTTACAATTTCCGCCAGCTCGTGCATCTTCCTATGGGAACAAAATTGTACGCGAGCGCAACGTATGATAACACCACGAATAATCCCGACAATCCGAACAACCCGACACCGCAGGAAGTTTACGCCGGAGAAAATACTACCGATGAAATGATGATCGTGTATTATGCATTTACTCCTTACCAGGCCGGCGATGAAAATATCTGGATCGATTCTACAGTGATGGCGGTTCCTCCTGTTACTGCTTATGGCGACGTGGTGAAAACTCCGCAACTGTATGATCCGTTTCCGTCTCCTTCGGGCCCTAATGAAAATGTGAATGTGCAGTTCTTCCTTCCCAAAGATGCCGATGTGAAATTCGAATTGTTCGATGTGAACGGACGATCGGTGTTCACCGAAAATAATTCAGGCGCTGCAGGTTTCGGCAATGAAAAAATAAATCTCCACGGACTTGCAACAGGAACTTATGTTCTGCGAATGACAGCAGACGGAACTGTGCGGACAAAGAAGGTTGTTGTGGAGTAA